In Muribaculum gordoncarteri, the genomic window AGAACTTATCGCAAGCGGAAAGCCTGTAGTGATTGACTGTTGGGCCACTTGGTGCGGACCCTGTGTTCGCATGAGCCCCATTATCGACGAGCTCGCCGAGCAGTTTGGCGACAAAGCCGTCATCGGCAAGTACAATATCGACGAGCAGAGCGACCTCACAGCCGAGCACCGCATTATGTCGATTCCCACAATCCTTTTCTTCAAGGAAGGAAAGCTTGTAGACCGTCTTGCCGGCTCACAGCCCAAGTCGACCCTCGAGGACAAAATCAACGCCCTCATCGGCTAATAATCTTCCGTTTAGCAATCACAACTAAGAGCCCGGCTATTGTCGGGCTCTTGTCATATACCCAAATGGGGCCGTCGAGCAAGAAAGTTGGCGGTTTTACAGTCACTTTTTTCGGGATGTTCTTGTTTTATGTTTAATAACATAGTAATTTTGCAGTCGAAATTGAAAATCTATATGCAGAACATCAGAAACATTGCCATTATCGCACACGTTGACCATGGCAAGACCACATTGGTGGACAAAATGCTGCTTGCAGGAAACCTGTTCCGCGAAAATCAGAATGCCGGCGAGCTTATACTTGACAACAACGATCTTGAGCGTGAACGTGGCATAACAATCCTGTCCAAGAATGTATCCATCAACTACAAAGGATATAAAATCAATATTATTGACACCCCGGGACACGCCGACTTCGGCGGTGAAGTGGAGCGAGTGCTGAACATGGCCGACGGATGCCTGCTGCTTGTCGACGCTTTCGAGGGTCCCATGCCCCAGACTCGATTCGTGCTGCAAAAAGCCATACAGATGGGACTGAAGCCCGTTGTGGTGATCAACAAGGTCGACAAGCCCAACTGCCGCCCCGACGAAGTACAGGAGATGGTGTTTGATCTGATGTTCAACCTTGACGCTACCGAGGAGCAGCTCGACTTCCCCACAGTCTACGGTTCGGCCAAGCAGGGCTGGATGTCGACCGACTGGCGCAAGCCCACCGACAACATTCTCCCCGTGCTTGATACCATAATCGAGCACATCCCCGCTCCCCAGACTCTCGAAGGCGCCCCCCAGATGCTCATAACATCGCTCGACTTCTCCAACTATGTGGGACGAATAGCCGTAGGACGCGTACATCGCGGCACCCTTCGCGAAGGCATGGACATTGCCCTCTGCAAGCGCGACGGCTCGGTTGTGAAGCAGCGCATAAAGGAGCTGCACACATTTGAGGGAATGGGTCGAAAGAAGGTCAGCGAAGTAAGCTCGGGCGACATCTGCGCACTTGTGGGAATCGAAGGATTTGAAATCGGCGACACCGTTTCCGACATAAACAATCCCGAACCCCTGCCCCGCATCGCCATCGACGAGCCCACAATGTCGATGACATTCACAATCAACGACTCGCCATTCTTCGGTAAGGACGGAAAATTCGTAACCTCACGACACATTGCCGACCGATTGACACGCGAGCTCGACCGCAACCTCGCGCTGCGTGTGAGCAAGGCTCCCCACGAGGATGTTTGGACAGTCTACGGCCGTGGTGTGCTGCATTTGTCGGTGCTCATCGAAACAATGCGCCGCGAAGGCTATGAACTTCAGGTGGGACAGCCCCAGGTTATCATAAAGGAGATCGACGGACAGAAGTGCGAGCCGGTCGAGCTTCTCACAATCAACGTTCCCGAGGAGTACTCGAGCAAGATCATCGACATGGTTACTCGCCGCCGTGGCGAAATGGTGTCGATGAACACCCAGAACGACCGTCTGCACATCGAGTTCCAGATTCCCTCGCGAGGCATCATCGGACTGCGCAACAACGTGCTCACCGCCTCAGCCGGAGAAGCTATCATGGCTCACCGATTCCTTGAATATCAACCCTGGAAAGGCGACATCGAGCGACGCACCAACGGCTCTCTCATCGCAATGGAGGCCGGAACCGCCTATGCCTACGCAATTGACAAGCTTCAGGATCGCGGACGATTCTTCATCTTCCCTCAGGAAGAGGTATATGCCGGACAGGTTGTGGGCGAAAACGCCAAGGACAACGACATCGTGGTAAATGTCACCAAGTCCAAGAAACTCACCAACATGCGTGCTTCGGGAGCCGACGACAAGGCCCGCATAATCCCGCCCGTAGTATTCAGCTTGGAAGAAGCGCTCGAATATATCAAGGAGGACGAATATGTCGAAGTAACACCCCACCACCTGCGACTACGCAAGATTATTCTCGACGAACTTGAACGCAAACGCGCTAACAAACAATAAAATTGTGTAAATACAGCTAACAGCCTGAACTTAAACTAATATTAAATGTCTTATAGTCAATATCAACTATAAGACATTTTT contains:
- the trxA gene encoding thioredoxin, whose protein sequence is MATQFTDQNVKELIASGKPVVIDCWATWCGPCVRMSPIIDELAEQFGDKAVIGKYNIDEQSDLTAEHRIMSIPTILFFKEGKLVDRLAGSQPKSTLEDKINALIG
- the typA gene encoding translational GTPase TypA, translating into MQNIRNIAIIAHVDHGKTTLVDKMLLAGNLFRENQNAGELILDNNDLERERGITILSKNVSINYKGYKINIIDTPGHADFGGEVERVLNMADGCLLLVDAFEGPMPQTRFVLQKAIQMGLKPVVVINKVDKPNCRPDEVQEMVFDLMFNLDATEEQLDFPTVYGSAKQGWMSTDWRKPTDNILPVLDTIIEHIPAPQTLEGAPQMLITSLDFSNYVGRIAVGRVHRGTLREGMDIALCKRDGSVVKQRIKELHTFEGMGRKKVSEVSSGDICALVGIEGFEIGDTVSDINNPEPLPRIAIDEPTMSMTFTINDSPFFGKDGKFVTSRHIADRLTRELDRNLALRVSKAPHEDVWTVYGRGVLHLSVLIETMRREGYELQVGQPQVIIKEIDGQKCEPVELLTINVPEEYSSKIIDMVTRRRGEMVSMNTQNDRLHIEFQIPSRGIIGLRNNVLTASAGEAIMAHRFLEYQPWKGDIERRTNGSLIAMEAGTAYAYAIDKLQDRGRFFIFPQEEVYAGQVVGENAKDNDIVVNVTKSKKLTNMRASGADDKARIIPPVVFSLEEALEYIKEDEYVEVTPHHLRLRKIILDELERKRANKQ